The Desulfuromonas versatilis genome has a segment encoding these proteins:
- a CDS encoding winged helix-turn-helix domain-containing protein, translating to MKPLRVRSKVWLEADGEPLLGDGREQLLRLIDELGSINAAAREMGLTYRRAWSFLQAMEDKLGVPLLRREKGGPGGGHSALTPTARELLEKYDRLRDGLNLLIDRKFADIFALQEDPPAAPRPK from the coding sequence GTGAAACCGCTGCGGGTGCGCTCCAAGGTCTGGCTGGAGGCCGACGGCGAACCGCTGCTCGGCGACGGGCGCGAACAACTGCTGCGCCTGATCGATGAGCTGGGTTCGATCAACGCCGCCGCCCGGGAAATGGGCCTGACCTACCGGCGGGCCTGGTCCTTTCTGCAGGCCATGGAGGACAAACTGGGCGTGCCCCTGCTGCGCCGGGAAAAGGGGGGCCCCGGAGGGGGTCATTCCGCGCTTACCCCCACAGCCCGGGAGTTGCTGGAGAAATACGATCGCCTGCGCGACGGTCTCAACCTGCTCATCGATCGCAAATTCGCGGACATTTTCGCGCTTCAGGAAGATCCCCCGGCGGCGCCCCGGCCAAAATGA
- a CDS encoding 4Fe-4S dicluster domain-containing protein yields MPKKYGMVIDLHQCVGCGACALACKNENNTRTRDEGQSYNWADFLMKTEGSFPNVKSTTIPVLCNHCTNAFCVEACPVTPKAMFKADDNTTLHNQGRCIGCRLCQEACPYSQFELAEGSFKGESYSVISFNFHGRETQPMWSDGKELIPGCTASGAESAQKAGATPPAMNQYESGDYQPVRRSGVVEKCIFCHHRITHGLLPACVEACPAQARLFGDLNDPASAPALTLKKHQASVLLEEEGTEPNVFYVREYGVKG; encoded by the coding sequence ATGCCCAAGAAATACGGAATGGTTATCGACCTGCACCAGTGTGTGGGCTGCGGCGCCTGCGCCCTGGCCTGCAAAAACGAGAACAACACGCGCACCCGGGATGAGGGGCAGAGCTACAACTGGGCCGACTTTCTGATGAAGACCGAGGGGAGCTTCCCCAACGTCAAGTCGACCACCATCCCCGTGCTGTGCAACCACTGCACCAACGCCTTCTGCGTGGAGGCCTGCCCGGTCACCCCCAAGGCCATGTTCAAGGCCGACGACAACACCACGCTGCACAACCAGGGGCGCTGCATCGGTTGCCGCCTCTGCCAGGAGGCCTGCCCCTACAGCCAGTTCGAGCTGGCCGAAGGGAGCTTCAAGGGCGAATCATACAGCGTGATCAGCTTCAACTTCCATGGTCGCGAAACCCAACCCATGTGGAGCGACGGGAAAGAACTGATTCCCGGATGCACCGCCTCGGGAGCGGAGTCGGCGCAAAAAGCCGGGGCGACCCCGCCCGCCATGAACCAGTACGAGTCGGGGGATTACCAACCGGTAAGGCGCTCCGGGGTGGTGGAAAAATGCATCTTCTGCCACCACCGCATCACCCACGGTCTGCTGCCGGCCTGTGTCGAGGCCTGTCCGGCCCAGGCGCGACTCTTCGGGGATCTCAACGATCCCGCCAGCGCTCCGGCTCTGACTCTGAAAAAGCACCAGGCCAGCGTGCTTCTGGAGGAGGAGGGGACCGAGCCCAACGTCTTCTACGTTCGCGAATACGGCGTCAAGGGCTGA
- a CDS encoding molybdopterin molybdotransferase MoeA, which translates to MLSYEEALDIILRTLAPLPAEDIALPEALGRALAEAVPSRWDMPPADNSAMDGFAFAAAGLAPQGRLKVAGLSRAGAGFPGPVLPGEAVKIMTGAPLPEGCDTVVPIEVVEEVAGVIEFRSSVPNGDHVRYQGEEFRQGETLLGAGTTLRAGEIGLLASAGVARVRVHRQPRVALLTTGDELVDIGVRPGPGQIVNSNRYLLTARLQEEGCTVWPLEIAGDQRSELTDRLAQGLQADVLITTGGVSMGDYDLVQSCLKDLGFELGFWKVAIKPGKPVLFGRVGDKPVFGLPGNPAAAAATFQLFVRPALRRLCGYCDPLPPRSRATLTAPVSGGGNRRQFLWGAVVEEDGRYLFTPSGKQGSGQTRSLQGAQALLPVAAGSGDLAAGQEVEIMLIYLPGGAAS; encoded by the coding sequence ATGCTGAGCTATGAAGAAGCCCTGGACATTATCCTCCGCACGCTGGCTCCTCTGCCGGCCGAAGACATTGCCCTGCCCGAGGCCCTGGGGCGGGCATTGGCCGAAGCGGTCCCATCCCGCTGGGACATGCCACCGGCCGACAATTCGGCCATGGACGGCTTCGCCTTCGCCGCGGCCGGCCTGGCGCCGCAGGGCAGACTGAAGGTTGCCGGATTATCCCGGGCCGGCGCAGGCTTTCCAGGGCCGGTTTTGCCGGGCGAAGCGGTCAAAATTATGACCGGAGCCCCCCTTCCGGAAGGCTGCGATACGGTGGTGCCCATCGAGGTCGTGGAGGAGGTGGCTGGCGTCATCGAGTTTCGCTCTTCGGTGCCAAATGGCGATCACGTGCGTTATCAGGGGGAGGAGTTTCGCCAGGGCGAAACCCTTCTGGGGGCGGGGACGACCCTGCGCGCCGGGGAGATCGGCCTGCTCGCTTCGGCCGGAGTGGCCCGGGTCAGGGTCCATCGGCAGCCGCGGGTGGCCCTTCTCACCACCGGCGACGAACTGGTCGACATCGGGGTTCGACCCGGCCCCGGACAGATCGTCAATTCCAACCGCTATCTGCTCACCGCCCGGTTGCAGGAGGAGGGGTGCACGGTCTGGCCGCTGGAGATTGCCGGCGACCAGCGCAGCGAGCTGACTGACCGTTTGGCGCAAGGGCTTCAGGCCGATGTGCTGATCACCACCGGCGGTGTTTCGATGGGCGATTACGACCTGGTTCAGAGTTGTCTCAAGGACCTCGGGTTCGAACTTGGATTCTGGAAAGTCGCCATCAAGCCCGGCAAGCCGGTGCTGTTTGGCAGGGTGGGAGACAAACCGGTTTTCGGCCTCCCCGGCAACCCGGCGGCCGCCGCGGCCACCTTTCAACTCTTCGTCCGGCCGGCCCTGCGGCGGCTCTGTGGTTATTGCGACCCCCTGCCCCCCCGCAGCCGGGCGACTCTGACCGCCCCGGTCAGCGGTGGCGGCAACCGCCGGCAGTTTCTCTGGGGTGCGGTCGTTGAAGAGGATGGACGATACCTCTTCACCCCCTCCGGCAAGCAGGGCTCCGGCCAGACCCGCTCCCTGCAAGGGGCCCAGGCGCTTCTGCCCGTCGCCGCCGGAAGCGGCGACCTAGCCGCCGGCCAGGAGGTGGAAATCATGCTGATCTATTTACCGGGCGGTGCGGCCAGTTAG
- a CDS encoding rhodanese-like domain-containing protein, which produces MADLFGTLTSKQKEKWMKNFTIALLTLLFLGTPALASDAVLESYIQNYGYDARLEMKVSSKKVLDLLEDGKAVLVDIRFKEEQEAWGPSFALKIPLNELPARLNELPKDKIIVTACPHKDRAIIAMTYLRSKGIPARYLTDGLIGLVENLRGDAAMYFLKLLREQK; this is translated from the coding sequence TTGGCTGATCTATTCGGCACCCTGACCTCCAAACAAAAGGAAAAATGGATGAAAAACTTTACGATTGCCTTGCTGACGCTGCTGTTTCTGGGGACTCCCGCACTGGCGAGCGACGCCGTGCTGGAAAGTTACATCCAAAACTATGGTTACGACGCCCGGCTGGAAATGAAGGTCAGCAGCAAGAAAGTGCTCGATCTGCTGGAAGACGGCAAAGCAGTGTTGGTCGATATCCGCTTCAAGGAAGAACAGGAAGCATGGGGGCCGAGCTTCGCCCTGAAAATCCCGCTTAACGAACTGCCTGCCCGCCTGAATGAACTGCCGAAGGACAAAATCATCGTCACCGCCTGTCCCCACAAGGATCGGGCGATCATCGCCATGACCTATCTGCGCTCCAAGGGTATTCCCGCCAGGTACCTGACTGATGGGTTGATTGGTCTTGTTGAGAATTTGCGGGGTGATGCGGCGATGTATTTTTTGAAGTTACTGCGGGAGCAGAAATAG
- a CDS encoding TorD/DmsD family molecular chaperone, with translation MAQTNSSSAADLAQEEICRLLAASFYQPDEMFREEQVFQRLAELAGEIDPDLAEISRALAEAFAGEDLQDLLLDYSRLFLGPFEILAKPYGSVWLEGDKVLMGQSTAAVRELYREGGFDLAEDFREVPDHIAAELEFLYLLNYQVNEALSASDLGALEQIKSLRKHLLQEHLGRWVSPFTSAMEQGAQSRFYRLLAKLTKHFVQRQTTLAAQG, from the coding sequence ATGGCACAAACGAACTCCTCCTCCGCTGCTGACCTGGCTCAGGAAGAAATCTGTCGGCTGCTTGCCGCGAGTTTTTATCAGCCTGATGAAATGTTTCGCGAAGAACAGGTTTTCCAGCGCCTGGCCGAGTTGGCTGGAGAAATCGACCCCGACCTGGCGGAAATCTCCCGAGCTCTGGCCGAGGCTTTCGCTGGCGAAGACCTGCAGGACCTTCTGCTCGACTACAGCCGGCTGTTCCTTGGCCCCTTCGAAATCCTGGCCAAACCCTACGGGTCGGTGTGGCTGGAGGGGGATAAGGTACTGATGGGGCAGTCGACTGCGGCGGTCAGAGAATTGTACCGGGAAGGCGGTTTCGACCTGGCGGAGGACTTTCGCGAGGTGCCCGACCACATCGCCGCCGAACTGGAGTTCCTCTATCTGCTCAATTACCAGGTAAACGAAGCGTTGTCCGCCTCGGATCTCGGCGCCCTGGAGCAGATAAAATCCCTGAGGAAACACTTGCTCCAGGAACATCTCGGACGCTGGGTGTCCCCCTTCACGAGCGCCATGGAGCAGGGTGCCCAATCCCGTTTTTATCGCCTGCTGGCAAAACTGACCAAGCACTTTGTCCAGCGGCAGACCACCCTGGCTGCACAAGGCTGA
- a CDS encoding 4Fe-4S binding protein, which produces MVGTTAITLLTPEHPVTLARGHCLRYRFAPADCRSCVDHCPHQALSPTPRGLELDRGSCRGCLLCLSACPSGALEGCHLNLAEKLQQLSRHSRPVLGCAGSPSQAHERVPCLGALAHPEVLLAVAALMPQPLQLNLTACAQCPNAAIVAPLIAALKSLEQMKGFPYAGRLELITHAPDLHYQAAGLSRREFFTLFRKKSSATAVRLVDRLAASSPTPSFQNKRLPHFRALLLAAWPEILEDFRPQVRAAFFPRLQISQDCRGCTGCVGICPTGALTPADRSGSPPLVRPELCGACGACSTFCRRQAIQVAKSAATAPR; this is translated from the coding sequence ATGGTTGGCACCACGGCCATAACGCTCCTGACCCCGGAGCACCCCGTTACCCTCGCCAGGGGCCATTGCCTGCGCTATCGTTTCGCGCCGGCCGATTGCCGTTCCTGCGTCGATCATTGTCCCCATCAGGCCCTGAGCCCCACCCCCAGAGGGTTAGAGCTCGACCGGGGAAGCTGCCGCGGGTGCCTGCTCTGCCTGAGCGCCTGCCCGAGCGGGGCGTTGGAGGGTTGCCATCTCAACCTCGCGGAGAAACTGCAGCAACTTTCTCGCCACTCCCGGCCGGTATTGGGCTGCGCCGGCAGCCCCTCCCAGGCGCACGAACGGGTGCCGTGCCTGGGGGCGCTCGCCCATCCCGAGGTGCTGCTGGCAGTGGCGGCCCTCATGCCCCAACCGCTGCAGCTCAACCTGACAGCTTGCGCCCAGTGCCCCAACGCGGCCATCGTTGCGCCCCTGATTGCGGCGCTGAAGAGCCTGGAGCAAATGAAGGGGTTCCCCTATGCCGGACGCCTCGAGCTGATCACCCACGCACCGGACCTTCACTATCAGGCAGCCGGGCTGTCAAGGCGGGAATTTTTCACCCTGTTCCGGAAAAAGTCATCGGCAACCGCGGTCCGCCTCGTCGATCGTCTGGCTGCCAGTTCACCGACGCCGTCCTTTCAGAACAAGCGGCTTCCCCATTTCCGCGCTCTGCTTCTGGCCGCCTGGCCGGAGATCCTCGAAGACTTCCGTCCGCAGGTCAGGGCGGCCTTTTTTCCACGGCTGCAGATCAGTCAAGACTGTCGCGGCTGCACCGGCTGCGTCGGCATCTGTCCCACGGGAGCCTTGACTCCGGCCGATCGAAGCGGGAGCCCGCCCCTGGTACGGCCCGAACTCTGCGGCGCCTGCGGAGCCTGTTCGACCTTCTGCAGGCGACAGGCCATCCAGGTCGCAAAAAGTGCCGCCACGGCTCCCCGATGA
- the mobA gene encoding molybdenum cofactor guanylyltransferase, with product MPSVMSNPHNGFRPWEDVSGVILAGGRSRRMGRDKACLEIDGQTLFSRTREMLCSVFDQVLIGGDRPDLATAQIPCVSDIYPGSALGGLHGALSAARTPWIFAVPCDLAHPDPELVRFILARKDGWDVVVPRSPAGLEPVFALYHKNCLGPMERMLARGDFRIYDFYHQVHVRYLDSETLPAGWARALRNLNTPEDLRRMSKEEP from the coding sequence ATGCCCTCCGTTATGTCCAATCCGCACAACGGTTTCCGCCCATGGGAGGATGTCAGCGGGGTGATTCTCGCCGGCGGGCGCAGCCGCCGCATGGGGCGCGACAAGGCCTGTCTGGAGATCGATGGGCAGACCCTCTTCAGCCGCACCCGCGAGATGCTGTGCAGCGTTTTCGACCAGGTGCTGATTGGAGGAGATCGCCCCGACCTGGCCACCGCGCAGATCCCCTGCGTTTCCGACATCTATCCCGGCAGCGCACTGGGCGGACTGCACGGTGCGCTCAGCGCCGCCCGCACGCCCTGGATTTTCGCCGTCCCCTGCGATCTGGCCCACCCCGACCCGGAGCTGGTCCGCTTCATCCTGGCCCGAAAGGACGGCTGGGACGTCGTCGTGCCGCGTTCTCCGGCCGGGCTGGAGCCGGTCTTCGCCCTCTATCACAAAAATTGCCTGGGACCGATGGAGCGGATGTTGGCGCGGGGCGACTTCCGGATCTACGATTTTTATCACCAAGTGCATGTCCGCTACCTTGACTCCGAAACCCTCCCCGCGGGCTGGGCACGGGCGCTGCGCAACCTCAACACCCCGGAGGATCTCCGGCGCATGTCCAAGGAGGAACCATGA
- a CDS encoding cytochrome c biogenesis CcdA family protein yields the protein MIETLLGQLSQAVSGAPLVALAAAAGWGILSIVLSPCHLASIPLVVGFIEGQETMTTRRAFVIANLFAFGILMSIALIGLLTALAGRMLGDLGPWGNWLVAGIFFLFGLHLLGAFPMPWPGLGQVGTQRKGLLAALILGLVFGVALGPCTFAFMGPVLGVAFAAAGSNLLYATFLLLAYGFGHCAVIVFAGTFTEKVQQYLNWNERSQGTLWIKRVCGLLVMAGGVWLIYSAP from the coding sequence ATGATCGAAACCCTGTTGGGGCAACTGAGTCAGGCCGTGTCCGGAGCACCGCTGGTTGCCCTCGCTGCCGCTGCGGGGTGGGGCATCCTCAGCATCGTTTTGTCCCCCTGCCATCTGGCGAGCATTCCGCTGGTCGTCGGATTCATCGAAGGCCAGGAAACCATGACGACCCGCCGGGCCTTTGTCATCGCCAACTTGTTCGCGTTTGGCATCCTGATGTCCATTGCCCTGATCGGCCTTTTGACGGCGCTGGCCGGGCGCATGCTCGGCGACCTTGGCCCATGGGGCAACTGGTTGGTGGCGGGAATTTTCTTCCTCTTCGGCCTGCACTTGCTGGGAGCTTTTCCCATGCCCTGGCCCGGGCTGGGGCAGGTCGGCACGCAGCGCAAGGGGCTGCTGGCGGCGCTGATTTTGGGGCTGGTCTTCGGCGTGGCCCTCGGCCCCTGTACCTTTGCCTTTATGGGACCGGTTCTCGGCGTTGCCTTTGCCGCTGCGGGCAGCAATCTGCTCTACGCGACATTCCTGCTGCTGGCCTATGGCTTCGGTCACTGCGCGGTGATCGTCTTTGCGGGAACCTTCACGGAAAAGGTCCAGCAGTACCTGAACTGGAACGAACGCTCGCAAGGCACTCTCTGGATAAAGCGCGTTTGTGGCCTGCTGGTGATGGCAGGAGGGGTTTGGCTGATCTATTCGGCACCCTGA
- the mobB gene encoding molybdopterin-guanine dinucleotide biosynthesis protein B, with product MTPPVVSIVAKSGTGKTTLLEKLIAELKMRGYRVGAVKHDAHSFSIDHEGKDSWRLTQAGADTTLITSPAKVAMVKQNPVGQEPSLAETVNSYCGDLDIVLTEGFKRSRMPKIEVHRLERSATLMCRGEEHDPTLIAVASDQPRQLDVPVFHIDDAAGLCDLIVARFLS from the coding sequence ATGACCCCACCCGTCGTTTCCATCGTCGCCAAGAGCGGCACCGGCAAGACCACCCTGTTGGAGAAACTGATCGCCGAGCTGAAAATGCGCGGCTACCGCGTCGGTGCCGTCAAGCACGATGCCCACAGCTTCAGCATCGATCATGAAGGCAAGGACTCCTGGCGCCTGACCCAGGCCGGCGCCGACACGACCCTGATTACATCCCCGGCCAAGGTCGCCATGGTAAAACAAAATCCCGTCGGACAGGAGCCCAGCCTGGCCGAAACGGTGAACAGCTACTGCGGCGATCTCGACATCGTTCTCACCGAGGGGTTCAAGCGCAGCCGCATGCCGAAGATCGAGGTCCACCGGCTGGAGCGTAGCGCCACCCTGATGTGCCGCGGCGAGGAACATGATCCAACGCTGATCGCCGTCGCTTCCGATCAGCCGCGGCAACTCGACGTGCCGGTTTTCCATATCGACGATGCCGCCGGACTGTGCGACCTGATCGTTGCCCGGTTCCTGTCGTGA